Part of the Aggregatilinea lenta genome, CGCCCGCCCAACGCCGGAGCGTGCTAAAATGGAAACTTGACCGGTTCCTCAGACATCGGGGCGAAGCCATGCCATCCAACCCACCGACCGATCAGGGGATCATCTGGTGCCTGCCGCACGTCGATAATCTGCGATTCATGCGCGCCCGCTACGTCCAGCACGCCTTCAAGCCCCATGCGCACGACTACTTCGTGATCGGCATCATTGAGGAGGGCGTGCAGTCGTTCACGCACGAGCACGAGCGCCACATTACGATCCCCGGCAAGCTGATCGTGATCAACCCCGGCGAGCTGCACACCGGCGAGGCAGCGATCGAGGAGGGGTTCAGCTATCGCGCTCTGTACCCGTCCGTAGACCTGATGCGCGCCATCGGGCGGGAGTTCGTCGCGTCGTCCGGCGCATCCGGCGACGTGCCGCGCTTTTCCGGCAGCGTGATCCAGGACCCGCAGTTGTTCCGGTGGATCCAGAAGCTGCACCGGCTGAGCGAGCACCTCGCCCCAGGGCTTCAGTTCGAGGAGGCGCTCAACACCTTCCTGGTCGAGCTGAGCCGGCGGCACGCGGCAGACAGGCTGGCCCTGCCCGACTACCACGACGCGCACCGCGCCGTGCAA contains:
- a CDS encoding AraC family transcriptional regulator, whose product is MPSNPPTDQGIIWCLPHVDNLRFMRARYVQHAFKPHAHDYFVIGIIEEGVQSFTHEHERHITIPGKLIVINPGELHTGEAAIEEGFSYRALYPSVDLMRAIGREFVASSGASGDVPRFSGSVIQDPQLFRWIQKLHRLSEHLAPGLQFEEALNTFLVELSRRHAADRLALPDYHDAHRAVQQVCDYLEAHFDEGITLADLSQQVHITPYHLTRLFSQQVGIPPHRYLENVRVRQAERLLTSGMPIADVAYATGFSSQSHFTRRFKQFIGTTPAQFAQQRKIV